CAAGAAGAAGACGGGCTGGCCCACAAGGTTCTTGCCAAGGCCAACCTCGACAGCGACCAGATTCTCGACGATCTAGAGACCTTTGCCCAGCGCCAGGCCCGCGTGCGCCCCGGTGTCGACAACAACCTCTACCTAGGCCAGAGCCTCGATCGCATGCTCGACGGAGCTGAGGCGGCGCGCCAAACCCTCAAAGACAAGTTCATCTCAGTTGAACACCTGCTGCTGGGCTTTCAGGAAGACGAGCGCATCGGGCGGCGGCTACTGCGGGGCTTTAACGTCGAAGGCCCTGAGCTAATGGCGGCGGTGCAAGCGGTGCGCGGTAGCCAAAAAGTCACCGACCAAAACCCCGAGCAGCAGTACGATGCCTTAGAGAAATATGGCATCGACCTCACTCAGCTCGCCCGCGACGGCAAGCTCGACCCCGTGATTGGTCGCGACGACGAGATCCGCCGCGTGATTCAGGTGCTGTCGCGACGCACGAAAAATAACCCAGTGGTGATTGGCGAACCGGGGGTGGGCAAAACGGCGATCGCCGAAGCCTTAGCCCAGCGCATCATCAACGGTGAGGTGCCCGAATCTCTCAAGGGCCGCACGCTAATTTCCCTTGACATCGGCGGGCTGATCGCCGGAGCCAAGTTTCGCGGCGAGTTTGAAGAACGACTGCGAATGGTGCTCAAGGAAGTCACCGACTCTGCTGGACAGGTAGTGCTGTTTATCGACGAGCTGCACACGGTGGTCGGGGCTGGAGCGGGCCAGGGCACCATGGATGCCAGCAACCTGCTCAAGCCCATGCTGGCGCGGGGCGAGCTGCGCTGCATTGGGGCTACCACCCTCGACGAATACCGCAAGCACATCGAAAAAGACGCCGCCCTAGAGCGTCGCTTTCAGCAGGTGTATGTGGGCCAGCCCAGCGCCGAAGACACCATCTCCATTCTGCGGGGCCTCAAAAAACGCTACGAGTCGTACCACGGCGTTGACATTGCCGACAGCGCCCTGGTGGCGGCGGCGGTGCTCTCTGACCGCTACATCGCCGATCGCTTTCTGCCCGATAAAGCCATCGATCTGGTGGACGAAGCCGCCGCCAAGCTCAAAATGGAAATCACCTCCAAACCCGAGGAACTGGAGGGCATCGAGCGCCGCCTAATGCAGATTGAAATGGAAAAGCTCTCGCTGGAGGCCGAAAACGGCTCCATGACCAAGGCCTCGCGCCAGCGCCTCAGCCGCATTGAGCAAGAGATTGCCGAACTTCAGGCCAAGCAGCAGTCCTTCAGCGGTCAGTGGCAGAGCGAAAAGCAGGCCCTCGACGCCATTCACGCCCTCAAAGACGAAGAAGACCAGATTCGTCTGCAAATTGAGCAGGCCGAGCGCGCCTACGATCTCAACAAGGCCGCCAAACTCAAGTACGACAGTCTGGAGAAGATTCAGCGCGATCGCGAAACCTTAGAGGCCCAGCTAGTCGAAGTGCAGGCCAAGGGCAACACCCTGCTGCGCGAGCAGGTCACCGAGGCCGACATCGCCGAAATCGTCGCCAAGTGGACGGGCATCCCCGTCAACCGGCTGATGGAGTCAGAACGACAAAAGCTGCTTCAGCTCGAAGGCCACCTGCACGAGCGGGTGATCGGTCAAGACGAAGCCGTCGAGGCCGTGGCCGCCGCCATTCGCCGCGCCCGCGCTGGCATGAACGACCAGGGCCGTCCCCTCGGTTCCTTCCTGTTCATGGGGCCAACTGGGGTAGGTAAGACCGAACTAGCCCGCGCCCTGGCTGAGTTTCTCTTCGACACCGAAGACGCGCTAATTCGCATCGACATGTCGGAGTACATGGAGAAAAACGCCGTGTCGCGGCTGGTGGGGGCACCTCCTGGCTATGTCGGCTACGAAGACGGCGGCCAGCTCTCCGAGGCGGTGCGTCGCCACCCCTACTCAGTAGTGCTGCTCGACGAGGTCGAGAAAGCCCACCCCGACGTATTCAACATTCTCCTGCAGGTGCTCGATGACGGTCGCATCACTGACTCTCAGGGTCATCGCGTCGATTTCCGCAACACCGTGGTAATCATGACCAGCAACCTGGGCAGCGACCACATTTTAGAGCTGGCAGGCGACGACGATCGCTACGACGAAATGCGCGTCCAGGTGCTCAAGGCGCTGCAAAAGCAGTTTCGCCCCGAGTTTCTCAACCGAGTGGATGACCTCATCCTCTTCCACTCGCTGCGCAAGAGCGAGCTGCGCAAGATTGTGGCCCTGCAGATTCGCCGGGTGCAGCGCCGCCTAGCTGACCAAACCATCGGTTTGGAGATTGCCGATCCGGCGATCGACTTCATTGCCGAGAGCGGCTATGACCCGGTGTACGGAGCTCGTCCCCTTAAGCGAGCCATCCAGCGGCTGTTGGAAAACCCGATCGCCACCAAGATTCTAGAGACCACCTTTGCCCAGGGTGCGACCATCACGGTGGACTTGCAGGATGGCAAGCTGGAGTTTGATCACCGCGAACCTGCTCCTGCTGAAGTGCTAGCAGCGGCAGAGGACGAAGCTGCCAAGGTGGAGTCAGTGGTGAGAGGGTAGCGTCCAAGACCTTTCCTCAGTCAGGTTGTACACTTTTTTCTCAAAGTCATTCCCGATCTCAGCGGGGCTGACGGCGCTGGTCGGAAGACCGTTAGCTACACAAAGGACTACACCGAGAAGCGGCGGTGGGGCGATCGCTCCACCGCTTTAGCTTGCTATTGCGATAGATTCTTTGCTTCATCGACTATGGCGACTTCGCTTAAGACAAGAGTCACAGCTAGCGGCAGGAATTGGGGCAGCATACTGTCCCAAACAGTTGTGCAGCACTTATTTCAAAATTCTCTTGGGAATAGATGAAAAAAATTCTGTAACAAATTTGTCAATTTAATTTTCACATCAGGGCCTCTTAACGTAGCAAGGCCATAATTCTTCTCAACCCTGTAGTGCATGGTTCCGTCTTCGCTTAAATGCATTCTTTAGCAACAGGATCTTCCTATGCAGCTACGTTTTCTTGGTGCCGAATACGATTGTCAGTGGCCTAACATTGAAACCCGCGACGGTGAAGTGACGGGCAAATATCGGGGAGTCGTCTGGAGCGCTAAACACCACAGCGCCACAGTGGCGCCGACTACGCCTGTTACGCTCCGCTTTATGGGCCGCTCGTACCAAGGTCAGGTATAGCTGGTTAGACGACGCTTGGCTAATACGGTTTAGCTGTGGTTCTAAAAAAAGCCAGGACTCTTAGAGAATCCTGGCTTCAAAGTATTAACTAAACAGTAGCGACTATTCCACCCCTTCAATGCGGTCTTCCACTTCCTGATAGAGCTCTTGCAGCTTCTCCAGGTTTTCGTCGCTGGTTTCCCAGTAACCGCGTCCGTTCACTTCCAGCAGGGTCGAGACCATGCGGCGGAAGGAGTTAGGGTTGAGATCCATTAGGCGCTTGCACATCTCTGGGTCTTGGATGAAAGTGGTGTTGACATCTTCATAGACCCAGTTATCGACTGCCCCGGCAGTGGCCGACCAGCCCATAGTATTCACCAGGCGCTTCGACAGCTCGCGCACCCCTTCGTAGCCGTGGGAAAGCATCCCTTCGTACCACTTGGGATTGAGCATCTTGGTGCGGGCATCCAGTCTTACCGTTTCCGACAGGGTGCGCACCTGGGCGTTGGCGGTAGTGGTGTCGGCGATGTAGGCAGCCGGAGCCTTGCCGTCTTCGCGCAGGCTGGCCACCAACTTGGTGGGGTCAGAGTCGAAGTAGTGGGATACGTCGGTGAGGGAAATCTCCGACGAATCCAGGTTTTGGAAGGTGGCATCCGCCGTCTTCAGGGCCGACTCAAACAGGCCCCGATTGCTGTCCATGACGCCAGGGTTGTCGGAGTTGAAGGCAAAGGACTTGCGCTTCAGGTACATCTCCTGGAGTTCAGCTTCGTTCTCCCAAGTGCTGTTTTCCACCGCCAGGTTGATGTTGGAGGAATAAGAACCCGAGGCGTTAGAGAAGATGCGAGTAGCGGCTTCGCGGACCGAGAGACCCATTTCTGCCGCCTGCTCTAGGGCGTGCTTGCGGACAAAGTTCATCTCCAAAGGCTCGTCGGCTTCGGCGGCCATTTTCACAGCGCGATCGAGCAGGGCCATCTGGTTGATGAATAAATCCCGGAACACCCCAGAGCAGTTGACAACGATGTCGATGCGGGGGCGGCCCAGCTCTTCGAGGGAGAGCAGCTCCAGTTTATTCACCCGGCCCAAGGAGTCGGGCACAGGCTTGACGCCGACGAACCACATCATCTGGGCAAGGGATTCGCCGTAGGTTTTGATGTTGTCAGTGCCCCAGAGCACGGTGGCGATAGTCTCGGGATAGGCCCCGCCATTTTCCTGTCGCTGCCGCTCCAGCAATCTATCCACCACAATTTTGGCCGACTGTACAGCAGCGGTGGTTGGGATCGACTGGGGGTCGAGAGCGTGGATGTTTTTGCCAGTAGGCAGCACATCGGGGTTGCGAATTGGGTCGCCGCCGGGGCCGGGGAGCAGGTATTCACCTTCTAAGGCTTGCAGCAGTGCGCCCAGCTCGTTGTCGGCGCAGACCTGCTCTAGGCAAAACTCCAAGTATTCCATCAGGGGTTTGATGGCATCGGTGTCGACGTTCTTGTAGCCTACCTCGTGGAGGGCTTTGATCCAGGGTTCTTTGCGGCCAATATTGAGGAAGTTGAGCCGCGACACCATGGAGACGCGCCCTTCAGCATCGATTTGCTCATGGACGAGGGCGGCGATCGCAGCGCGTACCCCTTGGTTGATGTCGTAGAGCAGCTGCACGTCGGCGAGGTGGCCGCGATCGCTGTTCCCGTAGATGTCATCAATATCCCGGCCAATGCTCTCAGCGATGATCCGCTGGAGGCTCTTGATGCCGTCTTCTTCGCGATCGAGGCTGCCAATGTTGACCAGGGTGGCGATCGCCTCCTCAGCAGTGGGCGGCTTGCCCACCACGTGCAGACCGCAGGGCAGCAGGCGCGACTCAATCTCCATCAGCTTGATGTAGATCTTGCCCACCAAGCCATCGCGCTCTTCGTTAGAGAGTTCACCTGTGTCGCCCTCGGGTAGCACCACATCCTTATCCAAGTTGCAGATGCGCGCCGTCTCGATGATGGCGTTGACGATCTGCACGGCCCGACCGCTCTCCTTGTTGCTTTGGTAGGAGCCGATCAGCTCACTCAGCTCCTTGAGTCCTTTATAGAGACCCGCATTCTCAGCGGGGGGCGTCAGGTAGCTGATGGTTTCGGCATAGCCTCGACGCTTGGCGATCGTGGCCTCGGAGGGGTTGTTGGCGGCGTAGTAGTAGAGGTTGGGGATGCTGCCGATCAAGTTGTCGGGGTAGCAGGTACCCGACATGCCCATCTGCTTACCAGGCATGAACTCTAGAGAACCGTGGGTGCCAAAGTGCAGCACCGCATCCGCACCCCAGATTTTGTTCAGGTAAGTGTAGTAGGCGGCAAAGCCGTGGTGGGGGCTGGCGGAGCGGGAGAATAGCAGCCGCATGGGGTCGCCCTCGTAGCCAAAGGTAGGCTGCACGCCGATGAACACATTGCCAAAGGCCTTACCGTAAACCAGCATGTTCTCGCCGTCGGTGTTGAGGTTGCCCGGCGGTGGGCCCCAGTTTTCTTCTAGGCGTTCGGCGTAGGGGGTGAGGGCTTGGTACTCGCGCACCGGCATGCGGTAGGCGATGTTCAGCTCGGGGCTGTTGTACTGAGCCTGGGCGTCGTGGATGACTTCCTGTAGCAGGGCTTCGGGCGACTCGGGCAGATCCTGCACGTCGTAGCCGTTCTGCTTCATCGCCTCCAGCACTTTATAGATGGAGCCGAATACATCCAAGTAGGCGGCGGTGCCCACGTTGCCCTTGTCGGGGGGGAAGCTGAAGACGGTGATCGCCAGCTTTTTGTCGAGTTTGGGCTTGCGGCGCAGGTTAGCCCACTTCATCGCCCGTTGGGTAATGGATTCGATCCGATCCTGGAGCGAGATTGCCCGGCCGGTCAGACCGTCGCGGCCCGAAAGCACGATCGGTTCGATCGCCCCATCCAGCTCAGGAATCGCCATCTGTAGCGCCACCTGAATCGGGTGCAGGCCCAGGTCGCTGTCTTCCCACTCTTCGGTGGTCTGAAAGACCAGGGGCAGCGCCACCATGTAGGGACGGTTGAGGCGCTTGAGGGTTTCGATCGCCTTAGGGTGATCCTGCCGGGCAGGGCCGCCCACCAAAGCAAACCCGGTGAGAGAAACCACCGCATCGACAATGGTTTTGCTGTTGTCTACTGGGTCAAAAAAGTAGGCATTCACGGGCTTAGAAAAATCTAGACCGCCAGCAAACACGGGAATCACCTTCGCGCCCAGGTACTCAAACTCCTGCACCATGGCCACATAGTGGGCCTCATCCCCAGTAACCAAGTGGGTACGCTGGAGCACCAGACCAATGGTAGGAGCCAGGGGATCCTTGAGATCCTCAGAAATGTCGCGGCGGGAGGCGTGCCAGTTGAGGTACTCCTTGATGTCCTCAAACATGTGCGGCGCCATGGGGTGCCAGATGCCCATGTCGGGATAGGTGACGGGCTCTTGGTAATCGAGGCTTTCGGGCTGGGGAGCACCCTCGATTTGGCTGTCGGTGATCACGTAGCGATCGGCCAGCATGAGAAAGAAGTTTTCCAGGTTCTCGGGAGAACCGCCCAGCCAGTACTGAAAGCTGAGCATAAAGTTGCGCGCATCCTGGGCCTTTTCGACCGGCAGGTACTTGAGCACCGTGGGCAGGGTGCGCAGCAGCTTCAACATGGCATCTTGGAAACCCGCGCCCGACTTCTCCTTCCGCTTTTTCATGAAGGAGGCAATCATGCTCTTCGACTGGCCAAGCTGGGCCATGGAGAAGCTGCCCATCTTGTTGAGGCGCATTACCTGGGGCATGGAGGGGAAGCACACAGCCACGTCAAGGCCATCGCGCAGGGGGGCAACCGCTTCAACGACCTTGTCGGCCAAGTCTTCGATAAAGATTAACGAGGCGATAAATACGTTAGCCTCGGCCACATCCTGCTTAAACGCCGCGTAGTTGTTGGCATCGCGCAGTTCTTCAATCAGGTAGCCGTTGACCTCGAAGGCCACTTGAGAGTTGCTGGCGTTGATCGACCGGATGGCCGAGGACAAAGAGCTCTGGTATTGAGGCTCTAGAACCACATAGACCACCTTAACCAGACGCCGCCCGTTGAGGTCATCGGGGGCAATGTGGCGAACAGTGGGCTTGACGTGGGTGAACATGCAGTAAAACTCCTTTCGCGGCTAAGTCTGGGGGTGAGAAGGCTGCGGGCGCAGAATCAGCAACAGTAAGCAGGGCAGACCGCAGACAAACTCTGGGGATTGTATAGGAAATATTTCGTAACGAAAGCAAAATCAATGATGTCTTTCATGTTTGTATCAGAAAACCTTGCCAGATAAGGATTCGAGCGTTTAGGTGACACAATTTGAAATAAATCAGCTTGAGCTTTGTTAACAAAATTTACAGTACGGTGGGATCACTCCTCGCATTTTCGTAACAAAATATTAATTAAACACTGGTCAAAGAAATATATCTTGCCCAATCAGCCCTTGACCCTACAGCGGGCTGGAATGTGTAGCCTAAGACAACAAGGCATTTGGGAGACGAACCATGCGATTGAGACAGCCTTTAGCGACGATGCTGGCCCTAGCTACCTTGGTACCGCTAGCCTCTTGCGGCACCAGCAATATGGAAGCCATGCATGAAGGACATGCCGACGAAGATAGGGCTGAGGAGCCCATGATGCACGGCGGTCACGCAGGTGGTCATGCCATGGATCTTGGCCCTGCCGACGCCACCTATGATCTGCGCTTCATTGACGGCATGATTCCCCACCATGAGGGAGCTGTGGTAATGGCTGAGGCAGCCCTAGAGAATTCTCAGCGTCCCGAAATTCGCCAGCTGGCAGAAGACATTATTGCTGCCCAGCAGGTGGAAATTGCTCAAATGCAAGAGTGGCGAGCGGCTTGGTACCCCGATGCCCCCGCCGAGCCGGTGATGTACCACGCTGAAATGAAGCACGACATGGCCATGAGCGAAGAGATGATCTCAGCCATGCGCATGGATATGGATTTGGGCGGTGCTGATGACGAATTCGACCTACGGTTTATCGACGCGATGATTCCCCACCACGAGGGGGCGGTGGCGATGGCAGAAGACTTGAAGGGAAAGAGCAGCCGACCTGAACTGCTGACCCTGGCCGATGAGATCATTACCTCTCAGCAGGCCGAGATCGATCAGATGCAGCAGTGGCGACAGGATTGGTATGGGCAGTAGGGCAAAAGCGCTTCCCCTGTCTTGCTCAGGTGGTAGGCCTTGAGGGACTGGTACTGGCGGTGCGCAGCAGTTCCACGCACTCGACCGCTCTTTGCACTCTGACCTTTTCCTTCTCCCGTAGCTCAGGGGGGTCGCTGTCCCGCAGGTAGAGCCGTTGACAGGTGTCGAGGGCGGTCAGGGCAATATCTAGGGCTGTATGCCCTTCGGCATTCTGAAGAGCCAAATTGGTGCCCGCCTCGATCAGGTCTTCCACCAGGGATACATTAGCCACATCGTAGACATAGGCCCGCACCGCTCCCATCAGGGGAGTCCAGCCCTCGTCGTTGACCGCATTGGGGTCGGCCCCAGAGTTGAGGAGGCAGCGCATCGCAGTGTAGTTTGGCCCCAGGCTGTTCCAGGTCCAATCCTCTGCGACGGCTAGGTGTAGCAAAGTCAGGCCTTCTTCACCCCGTAGTTTGGGGTCGCATCCCGCCTCCAGCAACAGGTCGAAGCTACGGACAATGTCTTGATCGAACTCACGGTTCCAGCGGCTGCATAGCCCCTCTAGAGGCGATCGCCCCCAATGGGGATCACTGCCACACTGAAGTAGCCGCTGAATCATTGAGGAGGCATAGTCTATCACCTCATTGAAAGCGGCGTCGTACAAGCGGGTACGATTCTCCCAGCACTGGGCGGAATTCGGATCAGCGCCGTGGGCGATGAGCAGGTGTAGTACCTCTAGCAACGCCGCCTCGTTGGGAAAATTGAAGCCTACTTCTCTCGCAAGGAGGTGTTGAAAGGCGTCGTTGTTGTTGTCGTCGCAAGAATGAACTTGGGCCCCAGCCTCTAGCAGCAGGGAGGCCACGGCGGTGCTACAGACCTGCATTAAGGGTCTCCGCCCCCCTTCATCTTGAAGATTAGGATCAGCGCCATCGGCCAACAGCAGAGCCACCTGATCAGCTGAGTCGTCGGCGACAGCACAAAACAAAGGGATTTGCCAAAAGGGCAACGGGCTGCGGGCCATGGTGGTACGTCTGGATAGAGACAGTCCTACTCAAGCCACTGCTTTACGCGCGACAGACTCTTCCAGTCGGGTTTACGAACCAGACCATCGTTGATGCTGTCCATCACTTCCTTTTTCAGATCGTCGGCGACGGTCATAACTTGGCCAGCGATTTCGACATGCTCGCGCACGCCGGGCTTACCCGAGTCGAGCATGGCCACCGCCAGGTTCACCCGTCCTTGAGGATCTTGAGGGTTGAGCTTGACAGCTTTTTGAGCAGCTTTGAGGCCGGCGTTGGGCTTGTCGGTCAGCAGGTAGAGCCAAGCCAGGCAGGCCCAGGCGGCAGCGCTTTTGGGGGCGCGATCGCACACCTCTTTAAATACGGGAATCAGCTCAGCGGGATCTTCGCCCTTTTTGTAGCGCTCGATGCCCTCATCGAACAGGGTTTCTACGGTTTGAGTCATAGTCAATGAACTATCTAAAGCGATATCCAGCAAAGCACAGAATGTAGCCCCGTAGGGTGCCCTTACGCCCCAAAGGACTTACCGCAGCCGCAGGTCTGGACGGCGTTGGGGTTGGTGAACTGAAAACCGCCGCCGATCAGCGCGTCGCTGTAGTCGAGCATGAGACCGTAGAGGTACAGCAGGCTCTTTTTGTCGCAGATCACGCGAAAGCCTTCGTAGTCGTAGACTTCATCGTGCTCGTTGATGTTGGCGGGATCTTCAAAATCCATGGTGTAGGACATGCCAGAGCAGCCGCCCTGGCGTACTCCTACCCGCAGGCAGAGTTCTTTATTGCCCTGGGACTGTTGGAGGGCCTTGACGTGCCGCAGGGCCGTTTCCGACATCAAAATGCCTCTGGTTTGTTCGGTGGCTTGAGCCATTGCAACCTTTCGATGTAAGTACAGCTTCTACCATCATAAACAGAGTCACCCCAACCGCAGCCAGAGCAGCCTAAATTGTTTTGAAATCTAACACTTTCGTCGTCTAGGCTTAGCTGATACCGCCAAGAATTTCTATAGTTTATAGCAACCGCACCGGGCTTCCCCTCCCCGGGAGGGATGCTAGATGAGGTGCAGTGTCTCAATTTAGGGGACTGCACTGAAGGGCACGCGGTTGAGTTGCTGTGGGCAGTTGATGATTAAACTTGGCTATGCTGACCAAAGCCGTGCTCAAGCCAGCGGTAGCTTAACCATCCGTTCCATCTGTCGTTATCGTTAGCCCATGACTCGATTGAACCGCATTACCATCGATCGCCTGAAGCGGTTGCCCCGTGTAGCCAGCGTATGGGAGGGCGATCGCCGTTCGGTGGGCGGTTTGATGGATGACGATGGCGGTCTGCGCCAGCGCCATACCGAAACCAGCGACTGCATTCTCTGGGTTGATAGCAGCCGCGGCGCGGTGCGGGGGCTGACCATTGTGCCCACTACCTGCGGCTACGAGCCAGTGGTGCGCACGCTGTTGCAGGCAATTGAGTCGCCCCAGGGCAACCTCGCCCCAGCGCGGCCCCACAAGATTGTGGTTAGCGATCGCGAAATTCAGTTTTACCTGCGTGGGGCGCTCCAGGGGCTCGATATTGCCATCGACTATGCCCCCGAACTGCCCCTGATCGACGAGCTGTTCAACGCCCTGCAGCAGTCGGCCGAGATGACTGAGGCCGAGCTGCCCCCCCGCTACGCCGAGGCCATGATCGACAAGGCCATGGAGATCTGGGAACTCGCCCCCTGGAACACCCTCAACGAGCAGCAGGTGCTCGCCGTTGAGCTAAACACCTGGGATCTCGATACCCTTTACGTGTCGATGCTGGGCATGGGCGGTGTGGAGTATGGTCTGCTGATGTACCGCTCCCTCGACTCGCTCAAGCAGTTTCGCCAGCGGGTGCTGATGGGGCAGCAGTCGCCTAAACAGATGCAGGAAGCCTTTTTAGAGCAAGACTGTCTGTTTCTCAACTTCGAACTATTTGATGACGAACCCTTTCCCGACATGCCCCAGCCTGTGAGCTGGCTAGCCTCGGCTCCAGAGGCAGTGCAGCCCGACTTTGGCAGCATTCACCCCCTGGAGGGCATGCGCAGCCAGCTCGCCGACGAAGAAGGAGCCACGTTTCTAGTAGTGCTGGAGGCTCTCCAGCGTTTTATCACTCGCTACCGGGCTCAGCTTGAAAAGCCTCCCCTCAAGGCGCTCCAGAGTAGCTATAAAATTCCTAATCCCGAGAAAAATGGCGGTACGTCGCCGTTGAAGGTGACGGTTAAAACCCTGCCTGAAGTGACCGCAGAGCTGGCCGCCGACGACGATGATGCCCTTGGCGACGACGGCCCTGAGGGCCTGGTTAATTTTCCGGTGCTGCGCGATGACTATGTGCCCGAGGGGGCGATCATCATCCTCACCCAGTTTCAGCAGCAGGTGCTCAACGATCTGCGCCATGACGCGGCGATCGCCTTTCAGAACCTAGAGGGCAAATGGACCCACAATGGCACCGCCAACTCCCCCGATCTACCGGTGGTGCTGATTCAGACCTCGCGGCCCAAGGCCAAGACCCTAATCCAGCAGCTGCAACAAGCCCAGGGCGTACAGGCCGTGTGCTTCAACCCCGGCAGCGACCCCTTCAGCGGCGAGGCCTTTGAACTGGGCATGCTGCAAACCGGCGATGGCGAGCTGCACCTATTCGCCGAATACGAAACCAACGGCAGCACCGATCGCCACCTGCTGGAGCGCTGGGATACCTGGCAGAGGGAGTGTAACGGGACTTGTGCGGTTATTATTGCCAGCGGCATTACCGGCAGCAGCAAAGGCAAACCCAGCGTGAAAGATATTTTGGGTGTGTTTGAAGCCCGCTGCAAAACGCCAAAGGATTTGCACCTGCCGCCGCTGATGTTGCAGTACGCGTCGGAGTGGGAGTTGGACTAGGGAAGGTAAGGGGGTGGATGAGTAGAGGGTGGATGGGTAGGTGGAGATATCAGACCCAGTAGTTGTCTAGGAAATTCTGGCGGAGAGGGCTTTGGCTGAGGCATCTATAGGTTGCACTAGTGCTTTTGTGGCCTTGGCCAGCGAGAATTTTGAGCAGTTGGTGGGTTTTTATAGCGAATTGCTTGATCAATCGGCTCGGCCTTACCAGCGCGATCGCTATGCCGAGTTTCAGCTGCCGGGGCTGAGGCTGGTGATCTTTAAGCCCAAAACCGACCAGATCAGCCAGTTTGCCGCTCCTAGCAGTGGCGCAATGAGCCTGTGTTTAGAGGTGACGGATTTGAATGGGGCGATCGCCCATCTCACTCACCTAAGCTATGCACCCCCTGGCCCTGTGCTGACGGCATCCCACGGTCGCGAGGTCTATGCCTACGACCCCGACGGCAATCGGCTGATTTTGCACCAAGGTCTCGCCGAGCAGGGCTGAATGCTTAGCCCACAGAGATTTCTGCCCTAAGATTTCTGGGAAACGTGGCAGTATTGAAAGGGATATGCCCTTTGGGGCTCCTCCGCAACGTATGCCGGTAATCGTGGCCAGGTGGGCTAACCCATGAGACCCCAAGACCCCAACTTTCCTTCAGAAATTCCGCCCATTCCGCCCCCGCGCAACACCGATCAGACGGCGCAAGGGGATGGCGCTGGGCCAGCGTTCCCCAATGACCCCAGTGCTGAGGCTAGGGAGGCGCTACCCCTCGAAGTTGTCGACGATGACGTTGCTGGGCCGGATGGACAAGATTGGGTTGGGGAGGATGCTTTAGCAGAGCCAGTGGTGGGCGATCGTGAAACACGTCCGAAGGACAATCGTGCCTCCAGACTAGCTGCCGAAGCTGCCCCCTACAGCCCCGTCTCAAACAACGGCCGCTCCGCCTCGCCAGACCCGGCCCCCTGGACCGACAGCGACTTAGAAGATTTGGAAGATCCGCTGCCGGTGCCGACCTCAGAGCCCCAGCTCACTGACATTGACCGGCGGCAGATGCCTAACAGAGCCACTGGTTACAAAAATACCCGGCCGGTGGCCCCGGCAGAAGACGTTTGGGCCGATACCGGCATTCCCTACCAACCGAAGGAGCTGGGCGTGGTTGATCAACTGCTGCTGCTGCTGGCCGAGGGGGCAACCCTGTGGAAGAAAGGCCTGCGGT
The sequence above is a segment of the Leptolyngbya subtilissima AS-A7 genome. Coding sequences within it:
- the clpB gene encoding ATP-dependent chaperone ClpB; its protein translation is MQPTDPDKFTAKAWDAIVEAQDVARRCKHQYMEVEHVLIALLDQEEDGLAHKVLAKANLDSDQILDDLETFAQRQARVRPGVDNNLYLGQSLDRMLDGAEAARQTLKDKFISVEHLLLGFQEDERIGRRLLRGFNVEGPELMAAVQAVRGSQKVTDQNPEQQYDALEKYGIDLTQLARDGKLDPVIGRDDEIRRVIQVLSRRTKNNPVVIGEPGVGKTAIAEALAQRIINGEVPESLKGRTLISLDIGGLIAGAKFRGEFEERLRMVLKEVTDSAGQVVLFIDELHTVVGAGAGQGTMDASNLLKPMLARGELRCIGATTLDEYRKHIEKDAALERRFQQVYVGQPSAEDTISILRGLKKRYESYHGVDIADSALVAAAVLSDRYIADRFLPDKAIDLVDEAAAKLKMEITSKPEELEGIERRLMQIEMEKLSLEAENGSMTKASRQRLSRIEQEIAELQAKQQSFSGQWQSEKQALDAIHALKDEEDQIRLQIEQAERAYDLNKAAKLKYDSLEKIQRDRETLEAQLVEVQAKGNTLLREQVTEADIAEIVAKWTGIPVNRLMESERQKLLQLEGHLHERVIGQDEAVEAVAAAIRRARAGMNDQGRPLGSFLFMGPTGVGKTELARALAEFLFDTEDALIRIDMSEYMEKNAVSRLVGAPPGYVGYEDGGQLSEAVRRHPYSVVLLDEVEKAHPDVFNILLQVLDDGRITDSQGHRVDFRNTVVIMTSNLGSDHILELAGDDDRYDEMRVQVLKALQKQFRPEFLNRVDDLILFHSLRKSELRKIVALQIRRVQRRLADQTIGLEIADPAIDFIAESGYDPVYGARPLKRAIQRLLENPIATKILETTFAQGATITVDLQDGKLEFDHREPAPAEVLAAAEDEAAKVESVVRG
- a CDS encoding DUF4278 domain-containing protein — its product is MQLRFLGAEYDCQWPNIETRDGEVTGKYRGVVWSAKHHSATVAPTTPVTLRFMGRSYQGQV
- a CDS encoding magnesium chelatase subunit H — translated: MFTHVKPTVRHIAPDDLNGRRLVKVVYVVLEPQYQSSLSSAIRSINASNSQVAFEVNGYLIEELRDANNYAAFKQDVAEANVFIASLIFIEDLADKVVEAVAPLRDGLDVAVCFPSMPQVMRLNKMGSFSMAQLGQSKSMIASFMKKRKEKSGAGFQDAMLKLLRTLPTVLKYLPVEKAQDARNFMLSFQYWLGGSPENLENFFLMLADRYVITDSQIEGAPQPESLDYQEPVTYPDMGIWHPMAPHMFEDIKEYLNWHASRRDISEDLKDPLAPTIGLVLQRTHLVTGDEAHYVAMVQEFEYLGAKVIPVFAGGLDFSKPVNAYFFDPVDNSKTIVDAVVSLTGFALVGGPARQDHPKAIETLKRLNRPYMVALPLVFQTTEEWEDSDLGLHPIQVALQMAIPELDGAIEPIVLSGRDGLTGRAISLQDRIESITQRAMKWANLRRKPKLDKKLAITVFSFPPDKGNVGTAAYLDVFGSIYKVLEAMKQNGYDVQDLPESPEALLQEVIHDAQAQYNSPELNIAYRMPVREYQALTPYAERLEENWGPPPGNLNTDGENMLVYGKAFGNVFIGVQPTFGYEGDPMRLLFSRSASPHHGFAAYYTYLNKIWGADAVLHFGTHGSLEFMPGKQMGMSGTCYPDNLIGSIPNLYYYAANNPSEATIAKRRGYAETISYLTPPAENAGLYKGLKELSELIGSYQSNKESGRAVQIVNAIIETARICNLDKDVVLPEGDTGELSNEERDGLVGKIYIKLMEIESRLLPCGLHVVGKPPTAEEAIATLVNIGSLDREEDGIKSLQRIIAESIGRDIDDIYGNSDRGHLADVQLLYDINQGVRAAIAALVHEQIDAEGRVSMVSRLNFLNIGRKEPWIKALHEVGYKNVDTDAIKPLMEYLEFCLEQVCADNELGALLQALEGEYLLPGPGGDPIRNPDVLPTGKNIHALDPQSIPTTAAVQSAKIVVDRLLERQRQENGGAYPETIATVLWGTDNIKTYGESLAQMMWFVGVKPVPDSLGRVNKLELLSLEELGRPRIDIVVNCSGVFRDLFINQMALLDRAVKMAAEADEPLEMNFVRKHALEQAAEMGLSVREAATRIFSNASGSYSSNINLAVENSTWENEAELQEMYLKRKSFAFNSDNPGVMDSNRGLFESALKTADATFQNLDSSEISLTDVSHYFDSDPTKLVASLREDGKAPAAYIADTTTANAQVRTLSETVRLDARTKMLNPKWYEGMLSHGYEGVRELSKRLVNTMGWSATAGAVDNWVYEDVNTTFIQDPEMCKRLMDLNPNSFRRMVSTLLEVNGRGYWETSDENLEKLQELYQEVEDRIEGVE
- a CDS encoding DUF305 domain-containing protein; protein product: MRLRQPLATMLALATLVPLASCGTSNMEAMHEGHADEDRAEEPMMHGGHAGGHAMDLGPADATYDLRFIDGMIPHHEGAVVMAEAALENSQRPEIRQLAEDIIAAQQVEIAQMQEWRAAWYPDAPAEPVMYHAEMKHDMAMSEEMISAMRMDMDLGGADDEFDLRFIDAMIPHHEGAVAMAEDLKGKSSRPELLTLADEIITSQQAEIDQMQQWRQDWYGQ